From one Streptomyces sp. N50 genomic stretch:
- a CDS encoding DUF4232 domain-containing protein, which translates to MRTIPLAVAALASALLLTACDSGSGGGSSDSKNGSACSFDGVAVQVGPASTAPAAGDTGEVPVSLTNQSKPCDLNGFAGATLVAGDTKVVLSTQKGAKAQKLKLAKGDAASFTITYVRGKAGDKLSLAATKVVITLPGSSDTASYKWSYGPVQGKTSVSDSDASVSAFTQAGD; encoded by the coding sequence ATGCGCACCATTCCCCTCGCCGTCGCCGCACTCGCGTCGGCTCTGCTTCTGACCGCCTGCGACAGTGGCAGCGGCGGTGGTTCCTCCGACAGCAAGAACGGGTCGGCCTGCTCGTTCGACGGGGTCGCCGTCCAGGTCGGGCCCGCGAGCACCGCTCCGGCCGCCGGTGACACCGGTGAGGTGCCCGTCTCGCTCACCAACCAGAGCAAGCCGTGCGACCTGAACGGCTTCGCGGGCGCCACGCTGGTGGCCGGCGACACCAAGGTCGTCCTCTCCACCCAGAAGGGCGCCAAGGCGCAGAAGCTGAAGCTCGCCAAGGGCGACGCGGCCTCCTTCACCATCACCTACGTGCGCGGCAAGGCGGGCGACAAGCTGAGCCTGGCCGCGACGAAGGTGGTCATCACGCTGCCCGGCAGCAGCGACACCGCGAGCTACAAGTGGTCGTACGGACCCGTCCAGGGCAAGACCTCGGTGAGCGACTCGGACGCCTCGGTGAGCGCGTTCACGCAGGCCGGCGACTGA